One window from the genome of Nitrospira defluvii encodes:
- a CDS encoding AsmA-like C-terminal domain-containing protein produces MNHTIVPPVLRRIGQLLLFMMLLLAIVCVCVVLALPWLVSRPESTATLLREIEARTGHRISIEQSHLGIFPSPRLTLMQPRLYDSASSMSLVIAERVEIALQWLPLLEGRIVAKDLVIDRPQVTIHRWPDGTWSLGKDDSSSDTPDSTRPFALFQVVQNLFVSHGVVTLIDESAPAPAPLPITVTQGALSSDMMGRRAMLHLSGEIPQARGQAAFLYEGPLTQTDEGGRVQAEGDLRIHRLDVRHALSHWLGDGRVSDGFAQPAQLTAHLRWVPRAAGSDLLADDVRAELADVSLQGSGAVLDIGTPQARFSSTMSAPPVTVARLLNELPSAWISDQLRAQFTDHAVDGVITLQTLSIAGEIKPGARPRVNGLVAIRNGRFTLAPQYPPLEALSVHMGFDADQLRMTELRAQCGPIRLTGQELLITHWATDPHIDVKISGAAPVAGLAETVRRLDEFPLLRDLVTELEQPTGDVEVIAHVMGRPLSGQPLALVDADLRLQRGGGRSALLPMPVRQVEAHVTATPTLVAIEHVDGWMGPAAFNMQGSVTMVDGKAYSNVTLAMSMEASEVQSWLAERAEEELIPELDGTIRLRAAVTGVLGHPRIKGSIDLGQAGLRVQNWFTKPQQAPAEVSFEGQLSRNNRLEIRHVGIRFPPVAVSASGAIHLDGEGKFSVHVSSGRIAVGRLPKGIVLGPVRSGTLDVTLDMEGRMNDRASWRTTGQITFDEGTIKLDALDEPIRDAFVTLRFDQDRIHIGRMTCHVGASDLRISGSIAHWADYPKARLVVESSEIDLAAFQISRPRRPRAARSRSSSHLWSDATLHAFLFADHVYYKKVQLTDLSSKITWEHGLLTVERISGDTNEGQLAGQVKIRTRNGQIEQARSAFRASGLPVERVLSPFQHKPVLSGWVTTSGKVQAEFERGVLLPASLTSRQPLQVLVQDGRLYQVPVLSTLLSVLNLPAVLQGQVNLDEDGLPFARLKLVGSLNNGVVMAKEFLLDSPILKISGTGRYDLVADEFDMVLATSPLGSYSDMLKRIPLFGHLLAGDRQGFDTAVFELKGSADRPDLRYLPTESLMTGVKGTAQLAFDILVNAITLPQKAFSMVEEEITGGEEEDF; encoded by the coding sequence ATGAATCACACCATCGTCCCGCCCGTACTCAGGCGAATAGGACAATTGCTTCTGTTCATGATGCTGCTGCTGGCGATCGTCTGTGTCTGTGTGGTCCTGGCGCTGCCCTGGCTCGTGAGCCGCCCTGAGAGTACGGCGACATTGCTGCGGGAGATCGAAGCGCGGACGGGACATCGGATTTCCATCGAGCAATCGCATCTTGGGATCTTTCCCTCGCCTAGGCTGACACTGATGCAGCCCCGGCTCTACGACTCCGCTTCCAGCATGTCGCTGGTGATCGCGGAACGGGTGGAGATCGCCCTGCAGTGGCTACCGTTGCTGGAGGGACGCATCGTCGCCAAAGATCTGGTCATCGACCGCCCTCAGGTCACCATTCACCGGTGGCCGGATGGAACGTGGTCCCTGGGCAAGGATGATTCATCTTCGGACACTCCGGATTCCACTCGGCCGTTCGCGCTGTTTCAGGTTGTCCAGAATCTGTTCGTGAGTCACGGAGTCGTGACCCTTATCGATGAATCGGCGCCCGCGCCCGCTCCGCTCCCTATCACTGTGACGCAGGGTGCGTTATCGAGTGACATGATGGGGCGCCGGGCGATGCTGCATCTCTCCGGTGAGATTCCGCAGGCGCGTGGGCAGGCGGCATTTCTGTATGAGGGGCCGTTGACGCAAACCGACGAAGGAGGAAGAGTACAGGCAGAAGGGGATCTGCGGATCCACAGACTGGATGTGCGTCATGCGTTGTCCCACTGGCTGGGCGACGGCAGGGTCTCCGATGGTTTTGCGCAGCCTGCCCAATTGACGGCTCACCTCCGCTGGGTGCCACGGGCGGCGGGGTCTGATCTGCTGGCCGACGACGTGAGGGCAGAGCTCGCGGATGTATCCTTGCAGGGTTCCGGGGCGGTGCTCGATATCGGGACCCCACAGGCACGATTCTCGTCCACGATGTCCGCGCCGCCGGTGACCGTTGCACGCCTCTTGAATGAACTGCCGTCCGCCTGGATCTCGGATCAGTTGCGAGCCCAGTTTACGGACCATGCTGTGGACGGAGTGATCACACTTCAAACCTTGTCGATCGCCGGTGAAATCAAGCCCGGGGCACGGCCGCGCGTCAATGGTCTCGTGGCGATTCGAAACGGCCGGTTCACGCTTGCTCCGCAGTACCCGCCCCTGGAGGCCCTCTCCGTACATATGGGGTTCGATGCCGATCAACTCCGCATGACGGAGCTGCGTGCGCAATGTGGCCCTATCAGGCTGACGGGGCAAGAGTTGCTGATCACCCACTGGGCAACCGATCCGCATATCGACGTGAAAATCTCAGGTGCGGCACCGGTGGCCGGTTTGGCAGAGACGGTGCGCCGTTTGGATGAATTTCCGCTTCTGCGAGACTTGGTGACCGAGCTGGAGCAACCAACCGGGGATGTCGAGGTGATCGCCCATGTGATGGGGCGACCGCTGAGTGGGCAACCGCTCGCGCTGGTTGATGCCGATCTCCGGTTGCAGCGGGGCGGAGGGCGCAGTGCCCTGTTGCCGATGCCGGTGCGGCAGGTGGAGGCGCATGTCACCGCCACGCCGACCCTGGTGGCGATCGAGCATGTTGACGGGTGGATGGGGCCGGCTGCATTCAACATGCAGGGTTCAGTGACGATGGTGGACGGCAAAGCCTATTCCAATGTGACGCTGGCGATGAGCATGGAGGCGTCGGAGGTCCAATCTTGGTTGGCCGAGCGCGCGGAGGAGGAATTGATTCCTGAGCTGGACGGCACCATTCGCCTGCGCGCCGCCGTAACGGGGGTGCTCGGACACCCACGAATCAAAGGCAGCATTGATCTCGGACAGGCCGGGCTACGTGTGCAGAATTGGTTCACCAAGCCGCAGCAGGCTCCCGCCGAGGTAAGTTTTGAAGGGCAGCTCTCGCGAAACAATCGTCTGGAGATTCGACATGTCGGTATCAGGTTTCCTCCGGTCGCGGTTTCAGCATCCGGGGCGATCCATTTGGACGGGGAGGGGAAGTTTTCGGTGCATGTGTCGTCCGGCCGGATCGCCGTTGGCAGGCTGCCCAAAGGCATCGTTCTGGGACCCGTTCGGTCAGGAACGTTGGATGTCACCCTCGATATGGAGGGCCGGATGAACGACCGAGCCTCCTGGCGCACCACAGGCCAGATCACATTCGATGAGGGCACGATCAAGCTGGACGCCTTGGACGAGCCGATTCGCGACGCGTTCGTGACCCTGCGTTTCGATCAAGACCGGATTCATATTGGGCGTATGACGTGTCACGTGGGCGCGAGCGATCTGCGGATCTCCGGCTCGATCGCCCACTGGGCAGACTACCCGAAGGCCCGGCTCGTCGTGGAGTCCTCAGAAATCGATCTCGCCGCCTTTCAGATATCTCGGCCACGCCGGCCGCGAGCCGCCCGCTCTCGATCTTCGAGCCACCTCTGGTCGGACGCGACGCTGCACGCGTTCCTGTTTGCCGATCATGTGTACTACAAGAAGGTCCAGCTCACCGACCTCTCCAGCAAAATCACCTGGGAGCACGGACTTCTGACAGTTGAGCGGATCAGCGGGGACACAAATGAGGGCCAGCTCGCGGGCCAGGTCAAGATTCGCACGAGAAACGGGCAGATTGAGCAGGCCCGCAGCGCCTTCCGCGCCAGCGGCCTTCCGGTCGAGCGGGTCCTGTCGCCGTTCCAGCACAAGCCGGTCCTCTCGGGGTGGGTGACCACATCGGGGAAAGTCCAAGCCGAATTTGAGCGAGGCGTGCTGCTGCCTGCAAGTCTGACGAGTCGCCAACCGCTTCAAGTCCTCGTCCAGGACGGACGACTGTATCAGGTCCCGGTGTTATCTACCCTGCTGTCAGTCTTGAACCTGCCGGCTGTGTTGCAGGGGCAGGTGAATCTCGACGAAGATGGGTTGCCGTTTGCTCGGCTGAAACTGGTGGGTTCGCTGAACAATGGCGTCGTCATGGCAAAGGAATTCCTCCTCGACAGTCCCATCCTCAAGATCAGCGGAACGGGGCGATATGACCTCGTGGCGGATGAGTTTGACATGGTGCTGGCGACAAGTCCCCTCGGTTCGTACTCCGATATGTTGAAGCGCATCCCGCTGTTCGGTCACCTCCTTGCCGGAGACCGCCAGGGGTTCGATACCGCTGTGTTCGAACTGAAGGGGAGCGCCGACCGTCCGGACTTACGTTATCTCCCCACGGAATCGTTGATGACGGGGGTAAAGGGCACCGCACAATTAGCGTTCGATATTTTGGTCAATGCCATCACCCTGCCGCAAAAGGCCTTTTCGATGGTGGAAGAAGAGATCACCGGAGGAGAGGAAGAGGATTTTTGA
- a CDS encoding aldo/keto reductase family protein — MLTAYNQVPIPSFMYGTAWKKAATTQLVLEAVAAGFTAIDTANQLIHYQEALVGEALVELAKQGTPRERLFVQTKFTPVNGQDHRTPYDAQADLTTQVRQSFDSSLAHLHTDYLDSYVLHGPYSRRGLGAEDWEVWAAIEALYDAGKTRMIGVSNVSAEQLTLLCAKARHKPMVVQNRCYAALGWDQDVREICRNHRIVYQGFSLLTANREIFADPEVRAMAVKYGVGLAQLVFRFAMQIGMLPLTGTTNPQHMKEDLESDRLTIASEDLRRLETIGI, encoded by the coding sequence ATGCTGACTGCCTACAATCAGGTGCCGATTCCCTCGTTCATGTACGGAACCGCATGGAAAAAGGCCGCGACGACTCAATTGGTGCTGGAGGCCGTGGCCGCCGGGTTTACCGCAATCGATACGGCCAACCAGTTGATCCATTATCAGGAAGCGCTGGTCGGTGAGGCGCTCGTGGAGCTGGCGAAGCAGGGCACGCCTCGTGAGCGGTTGTTCGTGCAGACCAAGTTCACGCCGGTCAACGGCCAGGATCATCGCACGCCCTACGATGCGCAGGCCGATCTCACCACGCAGGTGAGGCAATCGTTCGACAGCTCGCTGGCCCATCTTCACACGGACTATCTCGACTCCTACGTCCTGCACGGTCCGTACTCTCGGCGCGGGTTGGGGGCGGAGGATTGGGAGGTCTGGGCCGCCATCGAAGCGTTGTACGATGCGGGCAAGACCAGAATGATCGGCGTCAGCAACGTGTCCGCCGAACAACTGACACTCCTCTGTGCCAAAGCGAGACATAAGCCGATGGTCGTCCAGAATCGTTGTTATGCCGCGCTGGGTTGGGATCAGGACGTACGGGAGATCTGCCGGAACCACCGGATCGTCTATCAAGGCTTCTCGTTGCTGACCGCCAATCGCGAGATCTTCGCCGATCCGGAGGTGCGGGCCATGGCCGTCAAATATGGCGTCGGGTTGGCGCAGCTGGTGTTCCGGTTCGCCATGCAGATCGGGATGCTGCCGTTGACCGGTACGACCAATCCGCAGCACATGAAGGAAGATCTCGAATCCGACCGATTGACGATTGCCTCGGAAGACCTGCGACGACTTGAGACGATAGGGATATAA
- a CDS encoding TIGR03862 family flavoprotein has protein sequence MNIAIIGGGPAGLMAAETALAGGVQVALYDSMPSVGRKFLLAGKGGLNLTHSNPSDLFLTRYGDRRAQVAPWLAEFGADAVRAWAQGLGIDTYIGSSGRVFPRDMKAAPLLRAWLRRLRQAGLAIYVRHRWCGWDEHKALRFDTPQGPTSVRADAVILALGGGSWPNLGSDGAWVSVLGARSISVAPLRPANCGFDVGWTEHFRAKFAGHPVKTVGVVAKSPTGAVMRRMGEFVITETGLEGGVIYAVAPFLRDEIEATGKGTLRLDLAPDRELPRLIKDLSQPRGKKTMATHLQRRAHIDGVKAGLLREIVSKDDFTDPTRLAAAIKSLHITVTAPRPLAEAISTAGGVEFKALDKRLMLRALPGVFCAGEMVDWEAPTGGYLLTACLASGRTAGAGAVAWLAERAGRGRS, from the coding sequence ATGAACATTGCCATTATAGGAGGCGGACCGGCCGGGCTCATGGCCGCCGAAACAGCGCTGGCCGGGGGCGTGCAGGTCGCGCTCTATGACTCCATGCCCTCCGTGGGCCGTAAATTTCTCCTGGCCGGGAAGGGTGGGTTGAATCTCACCCACTCCAATCCGTCCGACCTGTTTCTCACCAGATATGGCGATCGGCGTGCGCAGGTGGCGCCGTGGTTGGCCGAGTTCGGGGCCGACGCGGTTCGCGCTTGGGCTCAGGGCCTTGGGATCGACACCTACATTGGCTCATCGGGCCGTGTGTTCCCGAGGGATATGAAGGCCGCCCCGCTGTTGCGCGCCTGGCTCCGGCGCCTGCGTCAGGCAGGATTGGCCATTTACGTGCGGCATCGCTGGTGCGGCTGGGACGAACACAAAGCCCTCCGCTTCGACACGCCACAAGGGCCGACCTCCGTACGGGCGGATGCCGTCATCCTCGCGTTAGGAGGGGGCAGTTGGCCGAACCTTGGCTCGGATGGCGCGTGGGTGTCGGTGCTTGGCGCGCGTTCGATTTCCGTCGCCCCGTTGCGACCGGCGAATTGCGGGTTCGATGTGGGGTGGACGGAACATTTTCGTGCCAAGTTTGCGGGGCATCCGGTGAAAACCGTGGGCGTGGTGGCGAAATCACCGACCGGCGCGGTCATGCGTCGCATGGGAGAATTCGTGATCACGGAGACCGGCCTCGAGGGTGGTGTCATTTACGCCGTCGCGCCGTTCCTGAGGGATGAAATCGAAGCAACGGGCAAGGGCACGCTCCGGCTTGATCTGGCTCCTGATCGTGAGCTGCCGCGTCTGATCAAGGATTTGTCCCAGCCGCGCGGCAAAAAAACGATGGCGACCCATTTGCAACGGCGGGCGCATATCGACGGTGTGAAGGCCGGGCTGCTTCGCGAAATCGTGTCGAAGGACGATTTTACGGACCCGACCCGCCTGGCGGCAGCGATTAAATCTCTTCACATCACGGTGACAGCGCCGCGTCCCCTGGCGGAGGCGATCAGCACCGCCGGCGGGGTGGAGTTTAAGGCGCTCGACAAGCGGCTCATGTTGCGTGCGTTGCCGGGGGTGTTCTGCGCGGGAGAGATGGTGGATTGGGAAGCGCCGACGGGCGGGTATCTGCTCACGGCATGTTTAGCCAGCGGTCGGACCGCCGGAGCGGGGGCCGTGGCCTGGCTTGCGGAGCGTGCAGGCCGTGGTCGGTCGTAA
- a CDS encoding carbon-nitrogen hydrolase family protein, whose amino-acid sequence MAGPILPLAFLHLAPVPGALARNRHLITSAICSAARLGATWIITPELAVSGYTFADALGTEWIEPQPDHWMSRICRLAARLRVTLFLSHPEKDPRSGHLYNTVFAIGPDGRIAGSHRKINALRVRSEAWSTPGTEATAFCLAPFGSVGLLICADAYTPGIAKSLKAQRAKVLVSSAAWAPGLHGPNGEWERCTKDTGLPLFVCNRSGQDRTLDFRKAESVVAQGGKRLLSLSCEQSAIFLIDWNLTTGTLADPNARRILL is encoded by the coding sequence ATGGCGGGACCAATTCTCCCTCTCGCATTTTTGCACCTGGCTCCGGTTCCGGGAGCGTTGGCGCGGAACCGTCACCTCATCACCAGTGCCATCTGCAGCGCCGCCCGCCTAGGGGCCACGTGGATCATCACCCCGGAACTGGCGGTCAGCGGCTATACCTTCGCCGATGCACTTGGGACGGAGTGGATCGAACCGCAACCGGACCACTGGATGAGCAGGATCTGCCGACTCGCTGCCCGGCTCCGCGTCACCCTGTTCCTCTCGCACCCGGAAAAAGATCCACGTTCCGGGCACCTCTACAACACGGTCTTTGCGATTGGCCCGGACGGTCGCATTGCGGGTAGCCACAGGAAGATCAATGCCCTGCGCGTCAGATCTGAAGCCTGGTCCACCCCGGGCACAGAGGCGACCGCGTTTTGCCTGGCGCCGTTCGGCAGCGTCGGCCTCCTCATCTGCGCCGACGCCTATACTCCCGGAATTGCCAAGAGTCTGAAGGCGCAGCGAGCCAAGGTTCTTGTTTCTTCAGCTGCCTGGGCACCTGGCCTACATGGCCCGAACGGCGAGTGGGAACGCTGCACGAAAGACACGGGACTGCCGTTGTTCGTCTGCAATCGAAGCGGTCAGGACCGTACGCTGGATTTCAGGAAGGCCGAAAGTGTCGTGGCACAAGGGGGCAAGCGACTCCTCTCCCTGTCATGCGAACAGTCCGCCATCTTCCTCATCGACTGGAATCTCACAACGGGGACGCTCGCCGACCCGAACGCCCGGCGCATTCTGCTCTAA
- a CDS encoding GNAT family N-acetyltransferase has translation MPIHLTTAQPSNAPTIARLVGDLLQGIMAAIGTQAFAFSLVETEARTRAWLEDGSYIVLLAWDDDVAVGFLTLSECRALYAEGRFGIIPELYVCPDRRSQGVGRALMTEAKRLARSKGWTRLEVTTPPLPQFDRTLAFYERQGFSVSGGRKMKVDVR, from the coding sequence ATGCCCATTCATCTCACCACGGCACAGCCGTCCAATGCGCCGACCATTGCGAGGCTGGTTGGTGACTTACTACAAGGGATTATGGCCGCCATCGGGACGCAGGCGTTTGCCTTTTCCCTGGTCGAGACGGAAGCGCGGACTCGGGCTTGGTTGGAGGATGGAAGTTATATCGTGCTGCTGGCGTGGGACGACGATGTCGCGGTCGGGTTTCTGACCCTGTCCGAATGTCGTGCGTTGTATGCTGAGGGACGGTTCGGGATCATCCCGGAGTTATATGTCTGTCCGGACCGGCGGTCGCAGGGGGTGGGGCGAGCGTTGATGACGGAGGCCAAGCGGCTTGCCCGCTCGAAAGGCTGGACGAGACTGGAAGTCACCACCCCGCCGTTGCCCCAGTTCGATCGGACCCTCGCGTTTTATGAGCGGCAGGGGTTTTCTGTGTCCGGCGGAAGAAAAATGAAGGTGGATGTGCGATGA
- a CDS encoding Na+/H+ antiporter, whose protein sequence is MEGLHQLEIIIMLLAVVLALTTIAQRIGIPYPIVLVLGGLVLGLVPGLPRVTLHPDLVFLVFLPPILWAAAYFTSFREFRRNLRPISLLAIGLVLATTAGVAVAAHTLLPGIGWAEAIALGAIVSPPDAVSATAIGKRLRIPRRVVTILEGESLVNDATALVLYRAAVGAAMSGSFALGHTLFEFVFAALAGVVIGIGVAWITRWTLCAMEEGFSQIGVTLLAPYIAWVCGELVHASAVLACVAGGLYLRQSFSGAVSPATRLQARAVWDLLTFLLNGVIFILIGLELGVLRDAMPAGQVRPVLIAGLVISMTTIVVRFAWVPLAALIPRWLSAKLRARDPLPSWAGIFLVSWTGMRGIVTLAAALALPVSTTAGSPFPFRAEIILISFTVILVTLVVQGLSLPPIIRLLRFQEEDDLKQEETLAREHAATAALARLDQVATETWAVMEQVERVRLRYLRRLERLSKASLLDEDTGPDTASFQRLQHEAFTAERRALIGLRNNGTISDDVLHHLEQELDVASLHLGVGERRMGRARS, encoded by the coding sequence ATGGAAGGCCTGCACCAACTCGAAATCATCATCATGCTGTTGGCGGTAGTGCTCGCGTTGACCACGATCGCGCAGAGGATCGGTATTCCCTACCCGATTGTTCTCGTGCTTGGCGGACTGGTGTTGGGGCTCGTGCCGGGCCTTCCAAGGGTGACGCTCCATCCAGACCTCGTGTTTCTCGTCTTTCTCCCGCCGATCCTGTGGGCGGCTGCCTATTTCACCTCCTTTCGTGAGTTCCGTCGGAACCTCCGACCGATTTCCCTCCTGGCTATCGGATTGGTCTTGGCGACGACCGCTGGCGTGGCAGTGGCGGCGCATACGTTGTTGCCCGGAATCGGCTGGGCGGAAGCGATTGCGCTGGGTGCGATCGTTTCGCCGCCCGACGCTGTGTCCGCGACGGCCATCGGTAAACGGTTACGGATTCCGCGCCGTGTCGTCACCATTCTGGAAGGCGAAAGTTTGGTCAACGATGCCACGGCGTTGGTCTTGTATCGGGCGGCCGTGGGCGCCGCGATGAGCGGATCGTTTGCACTCGGTCATACGCTGTTTGAGTTCGTATTCGCCGCGCTGGCCGGGGTGGTCATCGGGATCGGTGTGGCCTGGATCACGCGGTGGACGCTCTGTGCGATGGAGGAGGGGTTTTCTCAGATCGGTGTGACGCTGCTCGCGCCGTACATCGCCTGGGTGTGCGGGGAGTTGGTGCATGCTTCCGCAGTTCTGGCTTGTGTCGCGGGCGGGCTGTACCTTCGTCAGTCGTTCAGCGGCGCCGTGTCGCCGGCCACGAGATTGCAAGCGCGCGCCGTATGGGATCTGCTGACCTTTCTGCTGAATGGTGTGATCTTTATTCTGATCGGGCTGGAACTGGGCGTGCTCCGCGACGCCATGCCGGCTGGACAGGTTCGTCCGGTCCTGATTGCCGGGCTGGTGATCAGCATGACGACGATTGTGGTGCGGTTTGCGTGGGTCCCTCTGGCGGCTCTCATCCCGCGTTGGCTGAGCGCGAAGCTCCGTGCGCGTGATCCCCTGCCGTCCTGGGCGGGGATCTTTCTGGTGTCCTGGACCGGCATGCGTGGGATTGTGACATTGGCGGCGGCGTTGGCCCTTCCCGTGTCGACCACAGCCGGCTCGCCCTTTCCGTTCCGGGCTGAAATTATCCTGATTAGCTTTACGGTTATCCTCGTCACGCTGGTTGTGCAGGGCCTGTCGTTGCCGCCGATCATCCGGCTGTTACGTTTCCAGGAGGAGGACGACCTCAAGCAGGAAGAAACGTTGGCGCGGGAACATGCGGCAACAGCGGCGCTGGCTCGACTGGATCAGGTGGCGACGGAAACCTGGGCCGTGATGGAGCAGGTGGAGCGTGTCCGTCTGCGGTATCTCCGACGACTGGAACGGCTGAGCAAGGCGAGTCTCCTCGATGAGGACACTGGTCCCGATACCGCCTCGTTCCAACGACTCCAGCATGAGGCCTTCACGGCGGAGCGTCGTGCCCTGATCGGCCTCAGGAACAATGGCACCATCAGCGATGACGTGCTGCATCACCTGGAACAGGAACTTGATGTGGCCTCTCTCCACCTGGGCGTCGGTGAGCGGCGCATGGGGAGGGCCCGCAGCTAG
- a CDS encoding outer membrane beta-barrel protein: MWGIRVVGVVVLLLIFGGVCGMAQPTYAEEGDVGTEVPEVSSASRWVFSVRGGVVQGTQDHVSNGSPSLGGAGSVQLLYQFNPHVRFGVTVDGQQQALDVKGGRGKFGDLFTVAVMPTMEMRPFLTTVAIPYLSVGLGMNFNMFSAESGVPALDYNNTFAARIAGGVDVPLTAHWSLNTEVAWRLNKGEWTQLGRSGPYDATAVLGLIGIRYLF, translated from the coding sequence ATGTGGGGCATACGGGTGGTGGGAGTGGTGGTGTTGTTGTTGATCTTCGGAGGGGTGTGCGGAATGGCCCAGCCAACCTATGCGGAGGAGGGTGACGTCGGCACCGAGGTTCCGGAGGTGTCATCTGCGTCACGGTGGGTGTTTTCAGTTCGAGGTGGTGTGGTCCAGGGAACGCAAGATCATGTATCCAATGGATCCCCCTCCCTGGGGGGCGCCGGGAGCGTTCAGCTTTTGTACCAATTCAACCCGCATGTTCGTTTTGGCGTGACCGTCGATGGTCAGCAGCAGGCACTCGATGTCAAAGGTGGGAGGGGAAAGTTCGGTGATCTCTTCACGGTGGCGGTGATGCCGACGATGGAAATGCGCCCCTTTCTGACCACCGTTGCCATTCCGTACCTTTCCGTCGGACTCGGCATGAACTTCAATATGTTCTCGGCTGAGTCCGGAGTCCCCGCTCTCGACTACAACAATACCTTCGCCGCCCGCATCGCCGGTGGCGTCGATGTGCCGTTGACGGCGCATTGGAGTCTCAATACGGAAGTGGCGTGGCGGCTGAATAAGGGAGAGTGGACACAGCTCGGACGCAGCGGCCCGTACGATGCGACGGCCGTGCTCGGTCTGATCGGAATTCGTTATCTCTTTTGA
- a CDS encoding RBBP9/YdeN family alpha/beta hydrolase: MVGRNVAGGGAVALIVPGIGDSGPRHWQTLWMRHHPHWRRVRQRDWDHPLLEEWLRGLDAAMVEQPQPTVLIAHSMGCLLVAHWAQRSSLPVRAALLVAPPDPAEPAFPLTAQGFQTTPTVTLRFPSLVVASSDDPFGSIAYARRCAEQWGSTFVNVGAAGHINAESGHGDWPAGLVLLDGLLKSS, encoded by the coding sequence GTGGTCGGTCGTAACGTGGCAGGCGGGGGGGCTGTGGCCCTGATCGTCCCGGGCATCGGTGATTCCGGGCCACGGCATTGGCAAACCCTCTGGATGCGGCACCATCCCCATTGGAGACGGGTGCGGCAGCGCGATTGGGACCATCCGCTGTTGGAGGAGTGGCTGCGGGGTCTCGATGCCGCGATGGTCGAACAGCCTCAGCCCACCGTCCTGATTGCCCACAGCATGGGCTGTCTGCTGGTGGCGCATTGGGCGCAACGCTCCTCACTGCCCGTGCGTGCGGCCTTGCTGGTCGCTCCTCCCGATCCGGCCGAACCGGCGTTTCCCCTCACCGCGCAGGGGTTTCAGACCACACCAACCGTCACACTTCGATTTCCCAGTCTCGTGGTCGCCAGCAGTGATGATCCGTTTGGATCGATAGCGTATGCCCGACGTTGCGCTGAGCAGTGGGGGAGCACATTCGTGAATGTCGGCGCTGCCGGCCATATCAATGCCGAGAGCGGACATGGTGACTGGCCGGCTGGGCTGGTCCTCTTGGACGGCTTGCTGAAGTCGTCGTAA